A window of Grus americana isolate bGruAme1 chromosome 21, bGruAme1.mat, whole genome shotgun sequence contains these coding sequences:
- the PHC2 gene encoding polyhomeotic-like protein 2 isoform X3, translated as MENEQLPAPPPSSSAGGTTTTPSSTGTARPPAPQISVYSGIPDRQTVQVIQQALHRQPNTAAQYLQQMYAAQQQHLMLQTAALQQQHLTSAQLQSLAAVQQASLAANRQSGSSGGNGAQPTPAQQPTINLATSPAAAQLLNRAQSVAPGASGIAQQAVLLGNAASPALTASQAQMYLRAQMLIFTPTGPVSAVRPESPAPAPPPAPPPAPPPAAPQVHSLALRPAGPHLPALAMKPPGGPPPRAGPPRGPPPDPPAEHLKKNEGPDTRAHPLARAAAPAAAHPLVTPAYAPLQPPQFLQQPPKPMQPQQQPQQQQFVIQQQQLAPRGQPPPGPPAAPQLQPLPPASPGPAPQPKTGVPQGAGGEGGPPNGHPGCHAAPRKFQHASAVILQLQPAATPPLGVPEGARRDPLPAPRSAESPPAAPPQPPALSPPAAPPGPDTPEGERPPAHEPPADRLHAQPQTLASVPGMTSGTGSSASTVAGAAPHNGENKPPQAIVKPQILTHVIEGFVIQEGAEPFPVGRSSLLVGNLKKKYAQELLAEKLPQQDNTTTTDSEMEEPYLQGVPPRPPESKEEGNPPKLKCELCGRVDFAYKFKRSKRFCSMACAKRYNVGCTKRVGLFHPDRSKLQKPGGPPHGRRRTCKGTLPTLSKDAKKQLNHSQEDSSRCSDNSSYEEPLSPISASSSTSRRRQGERDLELREMELPDVHVRDLASIGHRFLPSEPSKWNVEDVYEFIRSLPGCQEIAEEFRAQEIDGQALLLLKEDHLMSTMNIKLGPALKIYARISMLKDS; from the exons ATGGAGAACGAGCAGCTCCCGGCACCGCCGCCCTCCAGCAGCGCCGGCGGCACCACCACGACGCCCAGCAGCACCGGCACTGCCcgccctcctgctccccagatCTCCGTCTACAGCGGCATCCCCGACCGCCAGACCGTCCAG GTGATCCAGCAAGCGCTGCACCGGCAGCCCAACACGGCGGCGCAGTACCTGCAGCAGATGTACgcggcacagcagcagcacctgatGCTGCAGACGGCCgcgctccagcagcagcacctcacCAGCGCCCAGCTCCAGAGCCTGGCCGCCGTCCAGCAG GCGAGCCTGGCGGCAAACAGGCAGAGCGGCTCTTCGGGCGGCAATGGCGCCCAGCCGACGCCGGCACAGCAACCCACG ATCAACCTGGCAACGTCGCCGGCGGCCGCGCAGCTCCTGAACCGGGCGCAGAGCGTCGCCCCCGGGGCGTCGGGCATTGCGCAGCAAGCCGTGCTGCTGGGTAACGCCGCGTCGCCCGCCCTCACCGCCAGCCAGGCCCAGATGTACCTGCGGGCGCAGATG CTCATCTTCACACCCACGGGCCCCGTCAGCGCCGTCCGGCCCGAGAGCCCCGCGCCGGCACCGCCGCCGGcaccgccgcccgccccgccgcccgctgcCCCCCAG GTGCACAGCCTGGCCCTGCGCCCCGCCGGCCCCCACCTCCCCGCCCTGGCTATGAAGCCCCCCGGTggccccccaccccgggccggccccccccggggccccccgcCCGACCCCCCTGCCGAGCACCTCAAAAAAAATGAGGGGCCTGACACCCGCGCCCACCCCCTGGCCCGTGCCGccgcccccgctgccgcccACCCGCTTGTCACCCCAG CCTAcgccccgctgcagcccccccagtTCCTGCAGCAGCCGCCGAAGCCGAtgcagccgcagcagcagccgcagcagcagcagttcgtcatccagcagcagcaactggcTCCCCGTgggcagccccccccgggcccccccgcggccccccaACTCCAACCCctgccccccgccagccccggcccggccccccaACCCAAAACGGGGGTTCCCCAAGGagcggggggcgaggggggccCCCCCAACGGTCACCCCGGCTGCCACGCTGCCCCCCGCAAGTTCCAGCACGCCTCCGCCGtcatcctgcagctgcagcctgctgccaCG CCCCCACTCGGGGTCCCCGAGGGCGCCCGCCGGGAcccgctgcccgccccgagGAGCGCCGAgagcccgcccgccgccccgccgcagccccccgccctcTCGCCGCCCGCTGCCCCCCCGGGCCCCGACACCCCCGAGGGCGAGCGGCCCCCCGCTCACG AGCCGCCCGCCGACCGCCTTCATGCTCAGCCCCAGACCCTCGCCAGCGTTCCCGGCATGACCTCGGGGACCGGGAGCTCTGCCTCCACCGTCGCCGGCGCTGCCCCCCACAATGGTGAGAACAAACCGCCCCAGGCCATCGTGAAACCCCAAATTCTCACCCACGTTATCGAGGGCTTCGTCATCCAGGAAGGGGCAGAACCGTTCCCG GTGGGGCGCTCCTCGTTGCTGGTGGGGAATCTGAAGAAGAAGTATgcgcaggagctgctggctgagaAACTCCCGCAGCAGgacaacaccaccaccaccgacTCCGAAATGGAGGAACCCTATTTACAA GGTGTCCCTCCGCGCCCCCCAGAATCCAAAGAGGAGGGGAACCCCCCCAAACTGAAGTGCGAGCTCTGCGGCCGCGTCGACTTTGCTTACAAATTCAAGCGCTCCAAGCGCTTCTGCTCCATGGCTTGTGCCAAGAG GTACAACGTGGGGTGCACAAAGCGGGTGGGTTTGTTCCACCCCGATCGCAGCAAGCTGCAAAAACCCGGCGGTCCCCCCCACGGCCGCCGTCGAACCTGCAAGGGGACGTTGCCCACCCTCAGCAAAGACGCCAAGAAGCAG CTCAACCACAGCCAAGAAGATTCGAGTCGTTGTTCGGATAATTCGAGCTACGAGGAACCGCTCTCCCCCATCTCGGCCAGTTCCTCCACGTCCCGCCGACGGCAGGGCGAGCGAGACCTGGAACTGCGCGAGATGGAACTACCCGACGTTCACGTCCGGGACTTGGCGAGTATCGGCCATCGCTTCCTCCCCAGCGAACCCAGCAAGTGGAACGTGGAGGACGTCTATGAATTCATCCGTTCCTTACCAG GCTGCCAGGAGATCGCGGAGGAGTTCCGGGCGCAGGAGATCGACGGGcaggcgctgctgctgctgaaggaggaTCATCTCATGAGCACCATGAACATCAAACTGGGGCCGGCCCTCAAGATCTACGCCCGCATCAGCATGCTCAAGGACTCCTAG
- the PHC2 gene encoding polyhomeotic-like protein 2 isoform X2, translated as MENEQLPAPPPSSSAGGTTTTPSSTGTARPPAPQISVYSGIPDRQTVQVIQQALHRQPNTAAQYLQQMYAAQQQHLMLQTAALQQQHLTSAQLQSLAAVQQASLAANRQSGSSGGNGAQPTPAQQPTINLATSPAAAQLLNRAQSVAPGASGIAQQAVLLGNAASPALTASQAQMYLRAQMLIFTPTGPVSAVRPESPAPAPPPAPPPAPPPAAPQVHSLALRPAGPHLPALAMKPPGGPPPRAGPPRGPPPDPPAEHLKKNEGPDTRAHPLARAAAPAAAHPLVTPAYAPLQPPQFLQQPPKPMQPQQQPQQQQFVIQQQQLAPRGQPPPGPPAAPQLQPLPPASPGPAPQPKTGVPQGAGGEGGPPNGHPGCHAAPRKFQHASAVILQLQPAATPPLGVPEGARRDPLPAPRSAESPPAAPPQPPALSPPAAPPGPDTPEGERPPAHEPPADRLHAQPQTLASVPGMTSGTGSSASTVAGAAPHNGENKPPQAIVKPQILTHVIEGFVIQEGAEPFPVGRSSLLVGNLKKKYAQELLAEKLPQQDNTTTTDSEMEEPYLQESKEEGNPPKLKCELCGRVDFAYKFKRSKRFCSMACAKRYNVGCTKRVGLFHPDRSKLQKPGGPPHGRRRTCKGTLPTLSKDAKKQPPVSLPPGSVPLSVTASLQLNHSQEDSSRCSDNSSYEEPLSPISASSSTSRRRQGERDLELREMELPDVHVRDLASIGHRFLPSEPSKWNVEDVYEFIRSLPGCQEIAEEFRAQEIDGQALLLLKEDHLMSTMNIKLGPALKIYARISMLKDS; from the exons ATGGAGAACGAGCAGCTCCCGGCACCGCCGCCCTCCAGCAGCGCCGGCGGCACCACCACGACGCCCAGCAGCACCGGCACTGCCcgccctcctgctccccagatCTCCGTCTACAGCGGCATCCCCGACCGCCAGACCGTCCAG GTGATCCAGCAAGCGCTGCACCGGCAGCCCAACACGGCGGCGCAGTACCTGCAGCAGATGTACgcggcacagcagcagcacctgatGCTGCAGACGGCCgcgctccagcagcagcacctcacCAGCGCCCAGCTCCAGAGCCTGGCCGCCGTCCAGCAG GCGAGCCTGGCGGCAAACAGGCAGAGCGGCTCTTCGGGCGGCAATGGCGCCCAGCCGACGCCGGCACAGCAACCCACG ATCAACCTGGCAACGTCGCCGGCGGCCGCGCAGCTCCTGAACCGGGCGCAGAGCGTCGCCCCCGGGGCGTCGGGCATTGCGCAGCAAGCCGTGCTGCTGGGTAACGCCGCGTCGCCCGCCCTCACCGCCAGCCAGGCCCAGATGTACCTGCGGGCGCAGATG CTCATCTTCACACCCACGGGCCCCGTCAGCGCCGTCCGGCCCGAGAGCCCCGCGCCGGCACCGCCGCCGGcaccgccgcccgccccgccgcccgctgcCCCCCAG GTGCACAGCCTGGCCCTGCGCCCCGCCGGCCCCCACCTCCCCGCCCTGGCTATGAAGCCCCCCGGTggccccccaccccgggccggccccccccggggccccccgcCCGACCCCCCTGCCGAGCACCTCAAAAAAAATGAGGGGCCTGACACCCGCGCCCACCCCCTGGCCCGTGCCGccgcccccgctgccgcccACCCGCTTGTCACCCCAG CCTAcgccccgctgcagcccccccagtTCCTGCAGCAGCCGCCGAAGCCGAtgcagccgcagcagcagccgcagcagcagcagttcgtcatccagcagcagcaactggcTCCCCGTgggcagccccccccgggcccccccgcggccccccaACTCCAACCCctgccccccgccagccccggcccggccccccaACCCAAAACGGGGGTTCCCCAAGGagcggggggcgaggggggccCCCCCAACGGTCACCCCGGCTGCCACGCTGCCCCCCGCAAGTTCCAGCACGCCTCCGCCGtcatcctgcagctgcagcctgctgccaCG CCCCCACTCGGGGTCCCCGAGGGCGCCCGCCGGGAcccgctgcccgccccgagGAGCGCCGAgagcccgcccgccgccccgccgcagccccccgccctcTCGCCGCCCGCTGCCCCCCCGGGCCCCGACACCCCCGAGGGCGAGCGGCCCCCCGCTCACG AGCCGCCCGCCGACCGCCTTCATGCTCAGCCCCAGACCCTCGCCAGCGTTCCCGGCATGACCTCGGGGACCGGGAGCTCTGCCTCCACCGTCGCCGGCGCTGCCCCCCACAATGGTGAGAACAAACCGCCCCAGGCCATCGTGAAACCCCAAATTCTCACCCACGTTATCGAGGGCTTCGTCATCCAGGAAGGGGCAGAACCGTTCCCG GTGGGGCGCTCCTCGTTGCTGGTGGGGAATCTGAAGAAGAAGTATgcgcaggagctgctggctgagaAACTCCCGCAGCAGgacaacaccaccaccaccgacTCCGAAATGGAGGAACCCTATTTACAAG AATCCAAAGAGGAGGGGAACCCCCCCAAACTGAAGTGCGAGCTCTGCGGCCGCGTCGACTTTGCTTACAAATTCAAGCGCTCCAAGCGCTTCTGCTCCATGGCTTGTGCCAAGAG GTACAACGTGGGGTGCACAAAGCGGGTGGGTTTGTTCCACCCCGATCGCAGCAAGCTGCAAAAACCCGGCGGTCCCCCCCACGGCCGCCGTCGAACCTGCAAGGGGACGTTGCCCACCCTCAGCAAAGACGCCAAGAAGCAG CCGCCGGTTTCCCTCCCGCCGGGTTCGGTGCCTCTTTCCGTGACGGCGTCGTTGCAGCTCAACCACAGCCAAGAAGATTCGAGTCGTTGTTCGGATAATTCGAGCTACGAGGAACCGCTCTCCCCCATCTCGGCCAGTTCCTCCACGTCCCGCCGACGGCAGGGCGAGCGAGACCTGGAACTGCGCGAGATGGAACTACCCGACGTTCACGTCCGGGACTTGGCGAGTATCGGCCATCGCTTCCTCCCCAGCGAACCCAGCAAGTGGAACGTGGAGGACGTCTATGAATTCATCCGTTCCTTACCAG GCTGCCAGGAGATCGCGGAGGAGTTCCGGGCGCAGGAGATCGACGGGcaggcgctgctgctgctgaaggaggaTCATCTCATGAGCACCATGAACATCAAACTGGGGCCGGCCCTCAAGATCTACGCCCGCATCAGCATGCTCAAGGACTCCTAG
- the PHC2 gene encoding polyhomeotic-like protein 2 isoform X1 — protein sequence MENEQLPAPPPSSSAGGTTTTPSSTGTARPPAPQISVYSGIPDRQTVQVIQQALHRQPNTAAQYLQQMYAAQQQHLMLQTAALQQQHLTSAQLQSLAAVQQASLAANRQSGSSGGNGAQPTPAQQPTINLATSPAAAQLLNRAQSVAPGASGIAQQAVLLGNAASPALTASQAQMYLRAQMLIFTPTGPVSAVRPESPAPAPPPAPPPAPPPAAPQVHSLALRPAGPHLPALAMKPPGGPPPRAGPPRGPPPDPPAEHLKKNEGPDTRAHPLARAAAPAAAHPLVTPAYAPLQPPQFLQQPPKPMQPQQQPQQQQFVIQQQQLAPRGQPPPGPPAAPQLQPLPPASPGPAPQPKTGVPQGAGGEGGPPNGHPGCHAAPRKFQHASAVILQLQPAATPPLGVPEGARRDPLPAPRSAESPPAAPPQPPALSPPAAPPGPDTPEGERPPAHEPPADRLHAQPQTLASVPGMTSGTGSSASTVAGAAPHNGENKPPQAIVKPQILTHVIEGFVIQEGAEPFPVGRSSLLVGNLKKKYAQELLAEKLPQQDNTTTTDSEMEEPYLQGVPPRPPESKEEGNPPKLKCELCGRVDFAYKFKRSKRFCSMACAKRYNVGCTKRVGLFHPDRSKLQKPGGPPHGRRRTCKGTLPTLSKDAKKQPPVSLPPGSVPLSVTASLQLNHSQEDSSRCSDNSSYEEPLSPISASSSTSRRRQGERDLELREMELPDVHVRDLASIGHRFLPSEPSKWNVEDVYEFIRSLPGCQEIAEEFRAQEIDGQALLLLKEDHLMSTMNIKLGPALKIYARISMLKDS from the exons ATGGAGAACGAGCAGCTCCCGGCACCGCCGCCCTCCAGCAGCGCCGGCGGCACCACCACGACGCCCAGCAGCACCGGCACTGCCcgccctcctgctccccagatCTCCGTCTACAGCGGCATCCCCGACCGCCAGACCGTCCAG GTGATCCAGCAAGCGCTGCACCGGCAGCCCAACACGGCGGCGCAGTACCTGCAGCAGATGTACgcggcacagcagcagcacctgatGCTGCAGACGGCCgcgctccagcagcagcacctcacCAGCGCCCAGCTCCAGAGCCTGGCCGCCGTCCAGCAG GCGAGCCTGGCGGCAAACAGGCAGAGCGGCTCTTCGGGCGGCAATGGCGCCCAGCCGACGCCGGCACAGCAACCCACG ATCAACCTGGCAACGTCGCCGGCGGCCGCGCAGCTCCTGAACCGGGCGCAGAGCGTCGCCCCCGGGGCGTCGGGCATTGCGCAGCAAGCCGTGCTGCTGGGTAACGCCGCGTCGCCCGCCCTCACCGCCAGCCAGGCCCAGATGTACCTGCGGGCGCAGATG CTCATCTTCACACCCACGGGCCCCGTCAGCGCCGTCCGGCCCGAGAGCCCCGCGCCGGCACCGCCGCCGGcaccgccgcccgccccgccgcccgctgcCCCCCAG GTGCACAGCCTGGCCCTGCGCCCCGCCGGCCCCCACCTCCCCGCCCTGGCTATGAAGCCCCCCGGTggccccccaccccgggccggccccccccggggccccccgcCCGACCCCCCTGCCGAGCACCTCAAAAAAAATGAGGGGCCTGACACCCGCGCCCACCCCCTGGCCCGTGCCGccgcccccgctgccgcccACCCGCTTGTCACCCCAG CCTAcgccccgctgcagcccccccagtTCCTGCAGCAGCCGCCGAAGCCGAtgcagccgcagcagcagccgcagcagcagcagttcgtcatccagcagcagcaactggcTCCCCGTgggcagccccccccgggcccccccgcggccccccaACTCCAACCCctgccccccgccagccccggcccggccccccaACCCAAAACGGGGGTTCCCCAAGGagcggggggcgaggggggccCCCCCAACGGTCACCCCGGCTGCCACGCTGCCCCCCGCAAGTTCCAGCACGCCTCCGCCGtcatcctgcagctgcagcctgctgccaCG CCCCCACTCGGGGTCCCCGAGGGCGCCCGCCGGGAcccgctgcccgccccgagGAGCGCCGAgagcccgcccgccgccccgccgcagccccccgccctcTCGCCGCCCGCTGCCCCCCCGGGCCCCGACACCCCCGAGGGCGAGCGGCCCCCCGCTCACG AGCCGCCCGCCGACCGCCTTCATGCTCAGCCCCAGACCCTCGCCAGCGTTCCCGGCATGACCTCGGGGACCGGGAGCTCTGCCTCCACCGTCGCCGGCGCTGCCCCCCACAATGGTGAGAACAAACCGCCCCAGGCCATCGTGAAACCCCAAATTCTCACCCACGTTATCGAGGGCTTCGTCATCCAGGAAGGGGCAGAACCGTTCCCG GTGGGGCGCTCCTCGTTGCTGGTGGGGAATCTGAAGAAGAAGTATgcgcaggagctgctggctgagaAACTCCCGCAGCAGgacaacaccaccaccaccgacTCCGAAATGGAGGAACCCTATTTACAA GGTGTCCCTCCGCGCCCCCCAGAATCCAAAGAGGAGGGGAACCCCCCCAAACTGAAGTGCGAGCTCTGCGGCCGCGTCGACTTTGCTTACAAATTCAAGCGCTCCAAGCGCTTCTGCTCCATGGCTTGTGCCAAGAG GTACAACGTGGGGTGCACAAAGCGGGTGGGTTTGTTCCACCCCGATCGCAGCAAGCTGCAAAAACCCGGCGGTCCCCCCCACGGCCGCCGTCGAACCTGCAAGGGGACGTTGCCCACCCTCAGCAAAGACGCCAAGAAGCAG CCGCCGGTTTCCCTCCCGCCGGGTTCGGTGCCTCTTTCCGTGACGGCGTCGTTGCAGCTCAACCACAGCCAAGAAGATTCGAGTCGTTGTTCGGATAATTCGAGCTACGAGGAACCGCTCTCCCCCATCTCGGCCAGTTCCTCCACGTCCCGCCGACGGCAGGGCGAGCGAGACCTGGAACTGCGCGAGATGGAACTACCCGACGTTCACGTCCGGGACTTGGCGAGTATCGGCCATCGCTTCCTCCCCAGCGAACCCAGCAAGTGGAACGTGGAGGACGTCTATGAATTCATCCGTTCCTTACCAG GCTGCCAGGAGATCGCGGAGGAGTTCCGGGCGCAGGAGATCGACGGGcaggcgctgctgctgctgaaggaggaTCATCTCATGAGCACCATGAACATCAAACTGGGGCCGGCCCTCAAGATCTACGCCCGCATCAGCATGCTCAAGGACTCCTAG
- the PHC2 gene encoding polyhomeotic-like protein 2 isoform X4 — protein MTSGTGSSASTVAGAAPHNGENKPPQAIVKPQILTHVIEGFVIQEGAEPFPVGRSSLLVGNLKKKYAQELLAEKLPQQDNTTTTDSEMEEPYLQESKEEGNPPKLKCELCGRVDFAYKFKRSKRFCSMACAKRYNVGCTKRVGLFHPDRSKLQKPGGPPHGRRRTCKGTLPTLSKDAKKQPPVSLPPGSVPLSVTASLQLNHSQEDSSRCSDNSSYEEPLSPISASSSTSRRRQGERDLELREMELPDVHVRDLASIGHRFLPSEPSKWNVEDVYEFIRSLPGCQEIAEEFRAQEIDGQALLLLKEDHLMSTMNIKLGPALKIYARISMLKDS, from the exons ATGACCTCGGGGACCGGGAGCTCTGCCTCCACCGTCGCCGGCGCTGCCCCCCACAATGGTGAGAACAAACCGCCCCAGGCCATCGTGAAACCCCAAATTCTCACCCACGTTATCGAGGGCTTCGTCATCCAGGAAGGGGCAGAACCGTTCCCG GTGGGGCGCTCCTCGTTGCTGGTGGGGAATCTGAAGAAGAAGTATgcgcaggagctgctggctgagaAACTCCCGCAGCAGgacaacaccaccaccaccgacTCCGAAATGGAGGAACCCTATTTACAAG AATCCAAAGAGGAGGGGAACCCCCCCAAACTGAAGTGCGAGCTCTGCGGCCGCGTCGACTTTGCTTACAAATTCAAGCGCTCCAAGCGCTTCTGCTCCATGGCTTGTGCCAAGAG GTACAACGTGGGGTGCACAAAGCGGGTGGGTTTGTTCCACCCCGATCGCAGCAAGCTGCAAAAACCCGGCGGTCCCCCCCACGGCCGCCGTCGAACCTGCAAGGGGACGTTGCCCACCCTCAGCAAAGACGCCAAGAAGCAG CCGCCGGTTTCCCTCCCGCCGGGTTCGGTGCCTCTTTCCGTGACGGCGTCGTTGCAGCTCAACCACAGCCAAGAAGATTCGAGTCGTTGTTCGGATAATTCGAGCTACGAGGAACCGCTCTCCCCCATCTCGGCCAGTTCCTCCACGTCCCGCCGACGGCAGGGCGAGCGAGACCTGGAACTGCGCGAGATGGAACTACCCGACGTTCACGTCCGGGACTTGGCGAGTATCGGCCATCGCTTCCTCCCCAGCGAACCCAGCAAGTGGAACGTGGAGGACGTCTATGAATTCATCCGTTCCTTACCAG GCTGCCAGGAGATCGCGGAGGAGTTCCGGGCGCAGGAGATCGACGGGcaggcgctgctgctgctgaaggaggaTCATCTCATGAGCACCATGAACATCAAACTGGGGCCGGCCCTCAAGATCTACGCCCGCATCAGCATGCTCAAGGACTCCTAG